Proteins encoded together in one Callospermophilus lateralis isolate mCalLat2 unplaced genomic scaffold, mCalLat2.hap1 Scaffold_847, whole genome shotgun sequence window:
- the LOC143386799 gene encoding C-type lectin domain family 4 member E-like has product MNSCKSSALQCIERRFFSSQAFLWTVASASILLLSACFITRCIVTYHSFQIRDEKKSRPHENLRELSCNNDGSGSVKNCCPLNWKHFQSSCYFFSTNTMSWLSSSRNCSGMGAHLAVINTQEEQEFPYHAKPKKREFFIGLTDQVVEGEWQWVDGTPFTESLSFWDAGEPNNLITLEDCATIRDSSNARQNWNDIPCFYNMFRICEMPEINAAN; this is encoded by the exons atgaaTTCATGCAAATCATCTGCACTACAATGCATAG AGAGAAGATTCTTCTCTTCCCAGGCATTCTTATGGACTGTGGCCAGTGCCTCCATCCTGCTTCTCAGTGCCTGTTTTATCACCAGATGTATCG TGACATATCACAGCTTTCAAATTCGTGATGAGAAAAAGTCCCGACCACATGAGAATTTACGGGAGCTCTCCTGCAATAATGATGGTTCAG GATCAGTTAAGAATTGCTGTCCATTGAACTGGAAACATTTTCAATCTAGCTGCTATTTCTTTTCTACAAACACCATGTCCTGGTTATCAAGTTCAAGGAACTGCTCAGGCATGGGAGCTCACCTGGCGGTTATCAACACACAGGAGGAACAG GAATTCCCTTACCATGCAAAACCTAAAAAGAGAGAGTTTTTTATTGGACTGACAGACCAAGTGGTTGAGGGTGAGTGGCAATGGGTGGATGGCACACCTTTCACAGAGTCACTGAG CTTCTGGGATGCAGGAGAGCCTAACAATTTAATTACACTGGAGGACTGTGCCACCATCAGGGACTCTTCAAATGCAAGGCAAAATTGGAATGATATACCCTGTTTCTACAACATGTTTCGGATTTGTGAAATGCCAGAAATAAATGCTGCAAACTAA